In the Terriglobales bacterium genome, CGCGCACTACGCCATTCAGGGAGTCGCGCCGGCGCTGGTGGCGGCGCCCGGCTCGGAGGAAGAGGTCGCCGCGCTCCTGCGCCTCGCCGCCGATCATGGTCTGGTGGTCGTGCCCGCCGGCGGCTTCACCCGGCAGGCCATCGGCTATCCCCCGGCGCGCGCCGGCCTGCTCCTCGATCTCACCCGCCTCACCGCCACCGAGCACTACGATCCCGGCGACCTCACCATCGGGGTGGGCGCGGGCACGCGCCTCGCCGATCTCCAGGCGCGCCTCGCCCAGCACCAGCAGTTCCTTCCCGTCGATCCCGCGAACGCCGCGCGCACCACCATCGGCGGCCTGCTGGCCACCGCCGCGCAAGGCCCGCTCGAGCACGGCTACGGCGGGCTGCGCGACTTCTGCATCGGCATCCGCTTCATCACCGCCGAGGGCAGGCGCGGCAAGGGCGGCGGCCGCGTGGTCAAGAACGTCGCCGGCTACGACCTGATGAAGCTGCTCATCGGCAGCTTCGGCACCTTGGGCGTCATCACCAGCGCCAGCTTCAAGGTCTTCCATCTGCCGCCGGTGACGCGTACCTACGTGGCCGAGTTCGCCGCGCTCGAAGATGCCATCGCCTTCCGCGATCGCCTGCTGCGCTCGCCGCTGACTCCCATGTGCCTGGAGATCTCGAACCCGCGCGCCGCCGAGTATCTCGGGCTGTCCGCCGGACCCTGGCGACTCCTGCTCCGGGCCGCAGGCAGCGACGCCGTCCTCCGCCGCTACCGCGCCGAACTGGGCCAGGCAGTCACTCGCGAACTCGAGGGCGAGGCCGAGGCCCGCCTGTGGCGTGGCTTCTCCGGCTTCGAGGAGACCATCCTGGCGCGCCACCACAACGCCATGCTCTTCGCGGTGCACGTGCCCCTCGCGGAGGTGGCGCCGGCGCTGGCGGCCGCCGAGCGCGCCGCCCTGGACTACAACTTCCTGTGCGCCGCCATCGGGCGTGCCGGGGTGGGCTCGCTGCACGTGGCCTTCCTCCCCATCGCCG is a window encoding:
- a CDS encoding FAD-binding oxidoreductase; amino-acid sequence: MSAALSGAGLASELAAIVGGAHVVDDAAACAHYAIQGVAPALVAAPGSEEEVAALLRLAADHGLVVVPAGGFTRQAIGYPPARAGLLLDLTRLTATEHYDPGDLTIGVGAGTRLADLQARLAQHQQFLPVDPANAARTTIGGLLATAAQGPLEHGYGGLRDFCIGIRFITAEGRRGKGGGRVVKNVAGYDLMKLLIGSFGTLGVITSASFKVFHLPPVTRTYVAEFAALEDAIAFRDRLLRSPLTPMCLEISNPRAAEYLGLSAGPWRLLLRAAGSDAVLRRYRAELGQAVTRELEGEAEARLWRGFSGFEETILARHHNAMLFAVHVPLAEVAPALAAAERAALDYNFLCAAIGRAGVGSLHVAFLPIAVDPPAAMQYANAASEFRSRLPEEQASAVVLRCPQEAKPHFNLWGTSPTDLESMRAVKSALDPENLLNRGRFLVG